From a single Paraburkholderia sp. D15 genomic region:
- a CDS encoding UbiD family decarboxylase, which yields MKYKDLRDFVGRLETIGELRRIPQNVSPALEMTELCDRVLRAGGPALLFESKAQHAFPVLGNLFGTPRRVALGMGIDAQAGEGDGAALESLRDVGRLLSALKEPEPPKGLKDAGKLLTLAKAVWDMAPKTVSAPPCQEIVWEGNDVDLAKLPIQTCWPGDAGPLITWGLTVTKGPNKSRQNLGIYRQQLIGRNKLIMRWLAHRGGALDFREFALQNPGKPYPVAVVLGADPATILGAVTPVPDTLSEYQFAGLLRGGRTELAKCITPGVDGLQVPARAEIVLEGFIYPQQGSPDPAPAGAPPRPAKGASAGYEHALEGPYGDHTGYYNEQEWFPVFTVERITMRRDAIYHSTYTGKPPDEPAVLGVALNEVFVPLLQKQFTEITDFYLPPEGCSYRMAIVQMKKSYPGHAKRVMFGVWSFLRQFMYTKFIVVVDEDVNIRDWKEVIWAITTRIDPARDTVLVDRTPIDYLDFASPVAGLGSKMGLDATNKWPGETDREWGRPIVMDDAVKQRIDGLWNELGL from the coding sequence ATGAAATACAAAGACCTGCGTGATTTCGTCGGCCGTCTCGAAACGATCGGGGAACTGCGCCGTATCCCGCAAAACGTGTCGCCTGCCCTGGAAATGACCGAACTGTGCGATCGCGTGCTGCGTGCCGGCGGACCCGCGCTGCTGTTTGAGAGCAAAGCCCAGCATGCGTTCCCGGTCCTCGGCAACCTGTTCGGCACGCCTCGCCGCGTGGCGCTCGGCATGGGCATCGACGCGCAAGCCGGCGAAGGCGACGGCGCCGCGCTGGAATCGCTGCGCGACGTCGGCCGGCTGCTGTCCGCGTTGAAGGAGCCGGAGCCGCCGAAGGGGCTCAAGGACGCAGGCAAACTGCTGACGCTCGCGAAGGCGGTGTGGGACATGGCCCCCAAAACGGTCAGCGCCCCGCCGTGTCAGGAAATCGTGTGGGAAGGCAACGACGTCGATCTGGCGAAATTACCGATTCAGACCTGCTGGCCAGGCGACGCGGGCCCGTTGATCACATGGGGTCTGACCGTCACGAAAGGCCCGAATAAGAGCCGACAAAATTTAGGCATATATCGCCAGCAACTGATCGGGCGTAACAAACTGATCATGCGTTGGCTCGCGCATCGCGGCGGCGCGCTCGATTTTCGCGAGTTCGCGCTGCAGAATCCGGGCAAACCGTATCCGGTGGCCGTGGTGCTCGGCGCGGATCCGGCCACGATTCTCGGCGCGGTGACGCCGGTGCCCGACACGCTGTCCGAATACCAGTTCGCCGGGCTGCTGCGCGGCGGCCGCACCGAGCTGGCGAAGTGCATCACACCGGGCGTCGACGGGTTGCAGGTGCCCGCGCGCGCGGAGATCGTGCTGGAGGGCTTCATCTACCCGCAGCAAGGCTCGCCCGATCCGGCGCCGGCGGGCGCGCCGCCGCGTCCAGCGAAGGGCGCGTCCGCGGGTTACGAGCACGCGCTCGAAGGACCGTACGGCGATCACACCGGCTACTACAACGAGCAGGAGTGGTTTCCGGTGTTTACCGTCGAGCGCATCACGATGCGGCGCGACGCGATCTATCACTCCACCTACACCGGCAAACCGCCCGACGAACCCGCGGTGCTCGGCGTCGCGCTCAACGAAGTGTTCGTGCCGCTGCTGCAGAAGCAGTTCACCGAGATCACCGATTTCTATCTGCCGCCCGAAGGGTGCAGCTACCGCATGGCCATCGTGCAGATGAAGAAGAGCTACCCCGGCCACGCGAAGCGCGTGATGTTCGGCGTGTGGAGCTTCCTGCGGCAGTTCATGTACACGAAGTTCATCGTGGTGGTCGACGAGGACGTGAATATCCGCGACTGGAAAGAGGTGATCTGGGCGATCACCACACGTATCGATCCGGCGCGCGATACGGTGCTGGTGGATCGCACGCCGATCGACTATCTGGATTTCGCATCGCCGGTAGCGGGGCTCGGCTCGAAGATGGGGCTCGACGCGACTAACAAGTGGCCGGGCGAAACCGACCGCGAATGGGGCCGGCCCATCGTGATGGACGACGCGGTCAAGCAACGTATCGACGGTTTGTGGAACGAGCTGGGCCTGTGA
- a CDS encoding LysE family transporter: MHAFSMMSDGFFLSLSLCLDIGLVNVAIISLTLSHGFKPGFWLGLGSCVGDLIYAALALAGMAALLQFESVRWVVWIGGAAILLFLTWKMAREAMFPAKAPAVAGEAQAGTPHPSAWRGFLRGVLLAVSSPSAILWFAAVGGALIAKAGATSVTTAPVFLGGFFLGGLCWTLFICGLGSHGRKRAGTGLLRACHVMSALLFAYFSYSVIVNGYRDLIVQTAHAVS; encoded by the coding sequence ATGCATGCCTTTTCAATGATGTCGGATGGCTTTTTTCTGTCGTTGTCGTTGTGTCTGGACATCGGTCTCGTGAACGTCGCGATCATTTCGCTGACGCTTTCCCATGGCTTCAAACCCGGGTTCTGGCTGGGACTCGGCTCGTGCGTCGGCGATCTGATTTACGCGGCGCTCGCGCTCGCGGGCATGGCCGCGTTGCTGCAGTTCGAGTCGGTGCGCTGGGTGGTGTGGATCGGCGGCGCGGCGATCCTGCTGTTTCTCACGTGGAAAATGGCGCGCGAGGCGATGTTCCCCGCGAAGGCGCCCGCCGTCGCCGGTGAAGCGCAAGCAGGTACGCCGCATCCGTCGGCATGGCGCGGTTTTCTGCGCGGCGTGCTGCTGGCGGTGTCGTCGCCCTCGGCGATTCTCTGGTTCGCGGCGGTCGGCGGTGCGCTGATCGCGAAGGCCGGCGCAACGAGCGTCACGACGGCGCCGGTGTTTCTCGGCGGTTTTTTTCTCGGCGGACTGTGCTGGACGCTCTTTATCTGCGGGCTCGGCAGCCATGGCCGTAAGCGCGCCGGCACCGGGTTGCTGCGAGCCTGCCACGTGATGTCCGCCTTGCTGTTCGCGTATTTCTCCTACAGCGTGATCGTCAACGGGTATCGCGATCTGATCGTGCAAACCGCGCACGCGGTGAGTTGA
- a CDS encoding threo-3-hydroxy-L-aspartate ammonia-lyase, translating into MHALPAPTFDDVLDAAARLEGVAHRTPVLTSSTFDERTGASVFFKCENFQRMGAFKFRGAYNAISHFDAEQRKAGVLTFSSGNHAQAIALSARLAGIHATIIMPHDAPEAKIAATRGYGGEVITYDRYTENREDISRRLAEERGMTLIPPYDHPHVIAGQGTAVKELIEETGPLDMLFVCLGGGGLIGGSALSGAALSPACTVIGIEPEAGNDGQQSLARGEIVHIDTPRTIADGAASTHLGHYTFAIIREHVARIETVSDAQLIDSLRFFAQRMKIVVEPTGCLAAAAVLNGIVPVAGKRVGVVVSGGNVDLAKLAQYLA; encoded by the coding sequence ATGCACGCGCTTCCCGCTCCCACCTTCGACGACGTCCTCGACGCCGCGGCACGTCTCGAAGGCGTCGCCCATCGCACACCGGTCCTGACGTCGAGTACGTTCGACGAACGCACGGGCGCGTCGGTCTTCTTCAAATGCGAAAATTTCCAGCGGATGGGCGCCTTCAAGTTTCGCGGCGCGTACAACGCGATCTCGCATTTCGACGCGGAACAGCGCAAGGCCGGCGTGCTGACGTTTTCCTCGGGCAACCACGCTCAGGCGATCGCTCTGTCGGCGCGCCTCGCCGGCATCCACGCGACGATCATCATGCCGCACGACGCGCCCGAGGCGAAAATCGCCGCGACCAGGGGCTATGGCGGTGAGGTCATCACCTACGATCGCTATACGGAGAACCGCGAGGACATCAGCCGCCGTCTCGCCGAAGAGCGCGGCATGACCTTGATTCCGCCGTACGACCATCCGCATGTGATCGCGGGGCAGGGGACGGCGGTGAAGGAGTTGATCGAGGAAACCGGCCCGCTCGACATGTTGTTCGTCTGCCTGGGCGGCGGCGGGTTGATCGGCGGGAGCGCGTTGTCGGGGGCGGCGTTGAGTCCGGCGTGCACGGTGATCGGCATCGAACCGGAAGCGGGCAACGATGGCCAGCAATCGCTCGCTCGCGGCGAAATCGTGCATATCGATACACCGCGCACGATCGCCGATGGTGCCGCGTCCACGCATCTCGGTCACTACACGTTCGCGATCATTCGCGAGCACGTGGCACGCATCGAAACGGTCAGCGACGCGCAGTTGATCGACTCCCTGCGCTTTTTCGCGCAGCGCATGAAGATCGTGGTCGAGCCGACCGGTTGTCTCGCCGCGGCGGCGGTGCTGAACGGCATCGTGCCGGTCGCGGGCAAGCGGGTGGGCGTGGTGGTGAGCGGCGGCAACGTCGATCTCGCGAAGCTCGCGCAGTATCTCGCGTGA
- a CDS encoding DUF2520 domain-containing protein, producing the protein MSQSSLPRLGFIGAGRLARCLALSFARAGYPVTAVASRSAASASRLAGQIEQCAACDDPQQVVDAADIIFLAVPDDHIGTTAHTLSFGADGAPRTQHADGANHAGAAASMTRSSKALVHCSGASPVELLAPARAQGAAIGGFHPLYLFGGELADLERIAGCSVTIEADGALKEALTALALALRCHPLSIPAGGRMLYHAAAHYAASFALCSLAECVALWRTLGFAEDDALRALLPMLSGTIATARDKGLPNALAGPVSRGDAGVVEKQLALLEGLGGDHAALYGLMTRRAVALAERRASPPVAIEVIAGVVEESLQRSLNQAAAGASVK; encoded by the coding sequence ATGTCCCAGTCCTCCCTGCCGCGCCTCGGCTTCATCGGTGCGGGCCGGCTCGCGCGATGTCTGGCGCTGAGCTTTGCGCGCGCCGGCTATCCGGTCACGGCGGTGGCGAGCCGCTCGGCCGCTTCCGCCAGCCGGCTCGCCGGTCAAATCGAGCAGTGCGCGGCATGCGACGATCCTCAACAGGTCGTCGACGCCGCCGACATCATCTTTTTAGCCGTTCCCGACGACCATATCGGTACGACAGCCCACACTCTGAGCTTCGGCGCGGACGGCGCCCCTCGGACTCAACATGCCGATGGCGCAAACCACGCCGGCGCGGCGGCGTCGATGACCCGATCCAGCAAGGCGCTGGTGCACTGCAGCGGCGCTTCGCCGGTCGAGTTGCTGGCGCCCGCGCGCGCTCAAGGCGCGGCGATCGGCGGCTTCCACCCACTCTACCTGTTTGGTGGCGAGCTCGCCGACCTCGAACGGATCGCCGGCTGCTCGGTGACGATCGAAGCCGACGGCGCGCTGAAGGAGGCGCTCACGGCCCTCGCGCTGGCGCTGCGCTGCCATCCGTTGTCGATTCCTGCGGGCGGCCGCATGCTGTATCACGCCGCCGCACACTACGCGGCCAGCTTCGCGCTGTGCAGCCTGGCCGAATGTGTCGCGTTGTGGCGCACGCTCGGCTTCGCCGAGGACGACGCGCTGCGCGCATTGCTGCCGATGCTCTCCGGCACCATCGCCACGGCGCGCGACAAAGGTTTGCCGAACGCCCTCGCCGGCCCGGTCTCGCGGGGCGACGCGGGGGTCGTCGAAAAGCAGTTGGCGCTGCTGGAAGGTCTGGGCGGCGACCATGCCGCGCTGTACGGGTTGATGACGCGCCGCGCGGTCGCGCTCGCCGAGCGGCGCGCGAGTCCGCCCGTCGCGATCGAGGTGATCGCCGGCGTCGTCGAAGAATCGCTGCAACGCTCGCTGAATCAGGCGGCAGCAGGTGCAAGCGTCAAGTAA
- a CDS encoding EthD family reductase — protein sequence MIKVSILYPYRENGHFDVDYYCATHMPLAAKLFGPSLKGWSVDVGINAGPPGTPPPFFAAGHFLFDSVNDFYAVFKSASEQLLADIPNYTDGGNGTILISEIKISV from the coding sequence ATGATCAAGGTCAGCATCCTTTATCCGTACCGGGAAAACGGCCACTTCGACGTGGACTATTACTGCGCCACGCACATGCCGCTCGCGGCGAAGCTGTTCGGGCCGTCGCTGAAAGGCTGGTCGGTCGATGTCGGCATCAACGCCGGGCCGCCGGGAACGCCGCCGCCGTTCTTCGCCGCGGGCCACTTCCTGTTCGACAGCGTGAACGACTTCTACGCGGTCTTCAAATCGGCCTCGGAACAACTGCTGGCCGACATTCCCAATTACACCGACGGCGGCAACGGCACGATTCTGATCAGCGAGATCAAGATTTCCGTGTGA
- a CDS encoding YggT family protein, translated as MFGDIARFLLNTVFTLFGAALLLRAWLQVVRMPPYNPVTNAVLQATNWIVLPLRRILPSTRSIDWASLVAALIAAIVYVVAMVALTGADPLTLVPTLLIVAVLTVIKWALNLIIWMTILMALLSWLNPRSPAMPILYQLTAPFLNPLRRVVPQLGGIDLSPILLFVIVQVLLMVVTRAAVQLTYFVI; from the coding sequence ATGTTTGGCGATATCGCCCGTTTTCTGCTCAATACTGTCTTCACGCTGTTCGGCGCGGCTTTGCTGCTGCGCGCCTGGTTGCAGGTCGTCCGCATGCCGCCATACAACCCGGTGACGAATGCGGTGCTGCAGGCCACCAACTGGATCGTGTTGCCGTTGCGGCGCATCCTGCCAAGCACGCGCAGCATCGACTGGGCAAGCCTGGTCGCGGCGCTGATCGCGGCGATCGTCTACGTCGTCGCGATGGTGGCGCTGACCGGCGCCGATCCGCTGACGCTCGTGCCGACGCTGCTGATCGTGGCGGTGCTGACGGTGATCAAGTGGGCGCTGAATCTGATCATCTGGATGACGATTTTGATGGCGCTGCTGTCGTGGCTCAATCCGCGGTCGCCGGCCATGCCGATCCTGTATCAGTTGACGGCGCCGTTTTTGAATCCGCTGCGGCGCGTGGTGCCGCAACTCGGTGGAATCGATCTTTCGCCGATTCTGCTGTTCGTGATCGTGCAGGTGCTGTTGATGGTGGTGACGCGGGCGGCGGTGCAACTGACTTATTTCGTGATCTGA
- the trmB gene encoding tRNA (guanosine(46)-N7)-methyltransferase TrmB: protein MIHDPNDAGLPDDLSTPANASADSSAAPEAGADSPENALRLRRIRSFVTRAGRVSTGQRRAMDELGPRFVLPFAPQQPDWSEVFGRSAPRVLEIGFGMGATTAEIASHRSGDDFIGVEVHEPGVGALLKLMGEQNLSNIRIIQHDAVEVLEQMIAPDSLDGVHIFFPDPWHKARHHKRRLIQPKFVALLVSRLKPGAYLHLATDWQNYAEQMLEVLSAESALENTADGYAPRPDYRPVTKFERRGLRLGHGVWDLVFRKRG, encoded by the coding sequence ATGATCCACGATCCCAACGACGCCGGCCTGCCGGACGACCTTTCCACGCCCGCCAACGCATCCGCGGACTCCTCCGCCGCACCTGAAGCCGGCGCCGATTCGCCGGAAAACGCACTGCGCCTGCGCCGCATCCGCAGCTTCGTGACGCGCGCGGGCCGCGTGTCGACCGGCCAGCGCCGCGCGATGGACGAACTCGGCCCCCGTTTCGTGCTGCCGTTCGCGCCGCAACAACCCGACTGGAGCGAGGTGTTCGGCCGCAGCGCCCCGCGCGTGCTGGAAATCGGTTTCGGCATGGGCGCGACGACGGCGGAAATCGCGTCGCACCGCTCGGGCGACGACTTCATCGGCGTCGAGGTCCATGAACCGGGCGTCGGCGCGTTGCTGAAACTGATGGGCGAGCAGAACCTGTCGAACATCCGCATCATTCAGCACGACGCGGTCGAAGTGCTCGAACAGATGATCGCGCCGGACAGCCTCGACGGCGTGCACATTTTCTTCCCGGATCCGTGGCACAAGGCGCGTCACCACAAGCGCCGGCTGATCCAGCCGAAGTTCGTCGCCCTGCTGGTGTCGCGCCTGAAACCCGGCGCGTATCTGCATCTGGCGACCGACTGGCAGAACTACGCCGAGCAAATGCTCGAAGTCCTCAGCGCGGAATCCGCGCTGGAGAATACCGCCGACGGTTACGCGCCGCGCCCCGACTATCGTCCGGTGACGAAGTTCGAACGGCGCGGGTTGCGGCTCGGTCATGGTGTATGGGACCTGGTGTTCCGCAAACGCGGCTGA
- a CDS encoding undecaprenyl-diphosphate phosphatase has protein sequence MDWLLACKALILGVVEGLTEFLPVSSTGHLIVAGSLLNFTDDHAKTFDVVIQLGAILAVCWEFRRRIGSVVAGLPSRPDARRFTLNVIIATIPAVVLGLLFEKSIKAALFSPVPVAFALVAGGVVILWAEARQRARGDVPARVGNVDDLSALDALKVGLAQCFALIPGMSRSGSTIIGGMLFGLERRVATEFSFFLAIPIIFGATAYELYKDWHLLSADALGTFALGFVAAFISAFACVRWLLRYIAAHDFTVFAWYRIGFGLLILLVGYSGALSWAE, from the coding sequence ATGGACTGGCTACTGGCTTGCAAGGCGCTGATTCTGGGCGTCGTCGAAGGATTGACGGAGTTTTTGCCAGTGTCGAGCACCGGGCATCTGATCGTCGCGGGCAGCCTGCTGAATTTCACGGACGACCACGCGAAGACTTTCGATGTCGTCATCCAGCTCGGCGCGATTCTCGCGGTGTGCTGGGAGTTTCGCCGCCGCATCGGCAGCGTGGTGGCGGGGTTGCCGAGCCGTCCCGACGCGCGGCGCTTCACGCTGAACGTCATCATCGCGACGATTCCGGCGGTCGTGCTGGGGCTGTTGTTCGAGAAGTCGATCAAGGCGGCGCTGTTTTCGCCGGTGCCGGTCGCGTTCGCGCTGGTGGCGGGCGGCGTGGTGATTCTGTGGGCCGAAGCGCGCCAGCGCGCACGTGGCGACGTGCCGGCGCGAGTCGGCAACGTGGACGATCTCAGCGCGCTCGACGCGCTCAAAGTCGGCCTGGCGCAATGCTTCGCGCTGATTCCGGGGATGTCGCGCTCGGGCTCGACGATCATCGGCGGCATGCTGTTCGGGCTCGAACGGCGCGTGGCCACGGAGTTCTCGTTCTTCCTCGCGATCCCGATCATTTTCGGCGCGACCGCTTACGAACTGTATAAAGACTGGCACCTGCTTTCCGCCGATGCGCTCGGCACGTTCGCGCTGGGTTTCGTGGCGGCGTTCATCAGCGCGTTTGCTTGCGTGCGCTGGTTGCTGCGCTACATCGCCGCGCACGATTTCACGGTGTTTGCGTGGTATCGGATCGGCTTTGGCCTGCTGATTCTGCTGGTTGGGTATAGCGGCGCGTTGAGTTGGGCGGAGTGA
- a CDS encoding DUF1439 domain-containing protein yields MIRPAAPARRRFLLAALTGCSALGITVSLAACASSTFPFIPSHYTFSQQQVQDAVQRKFPYQRTVSQVFDVALSNPVVGFLPDANRVSVKLDARFASPFMAQPVAGVFTLSSELAYDAASKSVVLKSPNVDNVSVSGDAQAFTQQINAAAAVLATQLLTNYPIYTFKPEQLQFAGVNYEPGTITILTNGIRVQIVEK; encoded by the coding sequence ATGATTCGACCCGCTGCGCCGGCCCGGCGCCGCTTTCTGCTCGCCGCGCTGACAGGTTGTAGCGCGCTGGGCATCACCGTTTCGCTTGCGGCTTGCGCAAGCTCGACGTTCCCGTTCATCCCGTCGCACTACACGTTCTCGCAGCAGCAGGTGCAGGACGCGGTGCAGCGCAAATTCCCGTATCAGCGCACGGTGTCGCAGGTGTTCGACGTCGCGCTTTCCAATCCGGTGGTCGGTTTCCTGCCGGACGCCAATCGCGTGTCCGTCAAGCTCGACGCCCGCTTCGCGAGCCCGTTCATGGCGCAGCCGGTGGCCGGCGTATTCACGCTGTCGAGCGAACTCGCGTACGACGCGGCCAGCAAATCGGTCGTGCTCAAATCGCCTAACGTCGACAACGTCAGCGTGAGCGGGGACGCGCAGGCGTTCACGCAGCAGATCAACGCCGCGGCGGCGGTGCTCGCCACGCAATTGCTGACCAATTACCCGATCTACACCTTCAAACCCGAGCAACTGCAATTTGCCGGGGTGAATTACGAACCCGGTACAATTACCATCCTTACAAACGGCATACGCGTACAGATCGTCGAGAAATGA
- a CDS encoding YkgJ family cysteine cluster protein — MAPSISSPIPGMPNGKPAGVRCVQLGDDLRCAIFGQPERPACCSGLQPQPDMCGTQRDEALAWLTQLEAQTQPHAGADR, encoded by the coding sequence ATCGCGCCGTCGATATCGAGCCCGATTCCCGGCATGCCGAACGGCAAGCCGGCCGGCGTGCGTTGCGTGCAACTCGGCGACGACTTGCGCTGCGCGATCTTCGGCCAGCCCGAGCGGCCGGCGTGCTGTTCGGGTCTCCAGCCGCAGCCGGATATGTGCGGGACGCAGCGCGACGAGGCACTTGCGTGGCTCACGCAACTCGAAGCACAGACGCAACCGCACGCGGGCGCCGATCGATAG
- the hemN gene encoding oxygen-independent coproporphyrinogen III oxidase, whose product MTIAETLFRPDLLAKYSANGPRYTSYPTALQFRDTFDPADYLRAAADPSASATDLSLYFHIPFCDTVCFYCGCNKIATKNRAHARPYLEQLKREMALQAACFDTRRPVSQLHLGGGTPTFLSHDEMSELIAAAREHFTLRTEAEGDGEYSIEVDPREASPETIAHLRKLGFNRLSLGVQDFDPLVQQAINRIQPREMTASVMQAARETGYHSIGVDLIYGLPHQTVDSFSRTLDTMLELAPDRLSVFAYAHMPQLFKMQRQMDPATLPSPATRLAILRRVVERLTGAGYVYIGMDHFALPTDELARAQTQRTLHRNFQGYSTRAECDLIGFGASSIGKVGDVYAQNVKDLTGYGAAIDAGRLAISRGVRLTADDRLRRDVITQLMCNLELRFDEFEATYGIRFAQTFEAELERLREFEADGLVALDAGKLEVRMAGRMLVRNIAMVFDRYLGQQTLERFSRTV is encoded by the coding sequence ATGACCATCGCCGAGACGCTGTTCCGCCCTGACCTGCTCGCCAAATACAGCGCGAACGGTCCACGCTATACGTCCTATCCGACCGCGCTGCAGTTCCGCGATACGTTCGATCCCGCCGACTATCTGCGCGCCGCCGCCGACCCGAGCGCGTCCGCGACCGACCTGTCGCTGTACTTCCACATTCCGTTTTGCGACACCGTGTGCTTCTACTGCGGCTGCAACAAGATCGCGACGAAAAACCGCGCGCACGCGCGGCCCTATCTCGAACAACTGAAGCGCGAAATGGCGCTGCAGGCGGCATGCTTCGACACGCGGCGTCCGGTGTCGCAATTGCATCTGGGCGGCGGCACGCCGACCTTCCTGTCGCACGATGAGATGTCCGAGCTGATCGCCGCGGCGCGCGAGCACTTCACGCTGCGGACCGAGGCCGAGGGCGACGGTGAGTATTCGATCGAAGTCGATCCGCGCGAGGCATCGCCCGAGACGATCGCGCATCTGCGCAAGCTCGGCTTCAATCGTTTGAGCCTGGGCGTGCAGGATTTCGATCCGCTCGTGCAGCAAGCGATCAACCGCATTCAGCCGCGCGAGATGACCGCGTCGGTGATGCAGGCCGCGCGCGAGACCGGCTATCACTCGATCGGCGTCGATCTGATCTATGGGCTGCCGCATCAAACCGTCGACAGCTTCAGCCGCACGCTCGACACGATGCTCGAACTCGCGCCCGATCGTCTCTCGGTGTTCGCGTACGCGCACATGCCGCAGCTCTTCAAGATGCAACGGCAGATGGACCCGGCGACGCTGCCCTCGCCCGCCACGCGGCTCGCGATTCTGCGGCGGGTGGTCGAGCGACTGACGGGCGCGGGCTACGTGTACATCGGCATGGATCATTTCGCGCTGCCCACCGATGAGCTCGCGCGTGCGCAGACGCAACGCACGTTGCATCGCAATTTTCAGGGCTACAGCACGCGCGCGGAGTGCGATCTGATCGGCTTCGGCGCGTCGTCGATCGGCAAGGTCGGCGACGTCTACGCGCAGAACGTCAAGGATTTGACGGGCTACGGGGCGGCGATCGATGCCGGCCGTCTCGCGATCTCGCGCGGCGTGCGTCTCACCGCCGACGACCGGCTGCGCCGCGACGTCATCACGCAGTTGATGTGCAATCTGGAACTGCGTTTCGACGAATTCGAAGCGACGTACGGCATCCGCTTCGCGCAGACATTCGAGGCCGAGCTGGAGCGCCTGCGCGAATTCGAGGCAGACGGTCTCGTCGCGCTCGATGCCGGCAAGCTCGAAGTCCGGATGGCCGGCCGGATGCTGGTGCGCAATATCGCGATGGTGTTCGACCGGTATCTCGGTCAGCAGACACTCGAGCGGTTTTCGCGGACCGTTTGA
- a CDS encoding glycosyl hydrolase, with the protein MTTGWETVTTSFAKSDKPYGGGAFRVRGNDVISLKTAGPELKFKPASQLKNPEVAELTEAWMDDSSERLNRRTVAFLKGTLNGGLTRTFQQRGQDAAWWYSKDWHTVYVSIGWMDYKSPVPSNGLTPQITKLWRSTDGGQNWTQLTWPEDRNIGQLLFLDPQRGYAIGWGPHIWRTADGGQSWHEIKVPPLADAGKPRKTFDAVNLGPDGVLHVAYYVDKLDETQTSSLIYRLAWDQQDFVREVVLPQQTVVDLQSTPDSAGSYSLYALSRLGPPRNWDDPADKGHRVGAISTWTNGPQPVARQLHTFDNKLMLDGLSVGRQGVLLVYATDASGEGAPRDLTIISSDSGQSWKPLDESSAQGGYFDPETNTQYALFAYTLKKRKF; encoded by the coding sequence TTGACGACAGGTTGGGAAACAGTCACGACATCTTTTGCGAAAAGTGACAAGCCCTACGGCGGCGGAGCATTCCGCGTTCGCGGTAACGACGTCATCAGTTTGAAGACTGCAGGACCGGAACTCAAGTTCAAACCGGCAAGCCAACTTAAGAATCCTGAAGTGGCGGAACTCACTGAAGCGTGGATGGACGACTCTTCCGAGCGCCTAAATCGACGCACGGTGGCTTTCCTGAAGGGAACGTTGAATGGCGGATTGACACGGACCTTCCAGCAGCGCGGCCAGGACGCTGCCTGGTGGTATTCGAAGGACTGGCACACCGTCTATGTCAGCATCGGATGGATGGACTACAAATCGCCTGTCCCATCGAATGGTCTAACTCCGCAAATTACCAAGCTCTGGCGGTCAACTGACGGCGGCCAAAACTGGACCCAATTGACCTGGCCAGAAGACCGCAACATCGGCCAACTTCTGTTTCTCGATCCGCAACGGGGTTACGCGATCGGATGGGGGCCGCATATATGGCGGACGGCTGACGGCGGCCAGTCATGGCACGAAATCAAAGTGCCGCCACTCGCGGATGCAGGCAAACCTCGCAAGACGTTTGACGCGGTGAACCTCGGTCCCGATGGCGTATTGCACGTCGCCTACTACGTCGACAAGCTCGATGAAACTCAGACATCGAGCCTGATCTATCGACTCGCGTGGGATCAGCAGGATTTCGTGCGAGAGGTCGTGTTGCCGCAACAAACTGTCGTCGATCTGCAATCGACGCCGGACTCAGCAGGAAGCTATTCACTTTATGCACTATCGCGCCTCGGCCCTCCGCGTAACTGGGATGATCCGGCGGACAAAGGGCATCGCGTTGGCGCTATTTCAACGTGGACGAACGGCCCCCAACCAGTGGCGCGTCAACTGCATACCTTTGACAATAAGTTGATGCTGGACGGGCTCAGCGTAGGCAGACAGGGGGTACTGCTTGTTTATGCAACCGATGCATCGGGCGAAGGCGCACCGCGTGACCTCACCATCATTAGCAGCGATTCCGGACAATCCTGGAAGCCGCTAGATGAGAGCAGCGCTCAGGGCGGTTATTTTGATCCAGAGACCAACACGCAATACGCACTGTTCGCCTATACGTTGAAGAAGCGGAAATTCTAG